A single region of the Undibacterium piscinae genome encodes:
- the trmB gene encoding tRNA (guanosine(46)-N7)-methyltransferase TrmB: MFYDPTEHRIRSFVTRAGRLSEAQGRAIETLGPRFCIPYQKAELDVAAAFGRTAPTVFEIGFGMGETSAKISALMPEKNFIGVEVHTPGVGSLLKLTDAMGLQNQRIIQHDAFEVLTHMIAPNSLAGVHVFFPDPWHKARHNKRRLIQSPLVALLASRIAPGGYLHCATDWEDYAVQMLEVLGAEPALENTAAGYAPRPDYRPVTKFENRGLKLGHGVWDLVFTKK; encoded by the coding sequence CTGTTTTATGATCCAACCGAACACCGCATCCGCAGTTTTGTGACGCGTGCCGGGCGCTTATCTGAGGCGCAGGGCAGGGCGATAGAAACTTTGGGACCGCGTTTTTGCATCCCGTATCAAAAAGCCGAGCTTGATGTGGCGGCGGCGTTTGGCCGCACAGCGCCTACGGTATTTGAAATCGGTTTTGGCATGGGCGAGACCAGCGCCAAAATTTCTGCACTGATGCCGGAAAAGAATTTTATCGGCGTTGAGGTGCACACACCTGGCGTTGGTAGTCTGCTTAAGCTCACTGATGCCATGGGTTTGCAAAACCAGCGCATCATCCAGCACGATGCTTTTGAAGTCTTGACGCACATGATTGCGCCTAACTCGCTGGCCGGTGTGCACGTGTTTTTCCCTGATCCATGGCACAAGGCACGCCACAACAAGCGTCGCCTGATCCAGAGCCCGCTGGTGGCCTTGCTGGCTTCACGCATTGCTCCAGGTGGCTACCTGCATTGCGCGACCGACTGGGAAGACTATGCGGTGCAGATGCTGGAAGTGTTAGGCGCCGAGCCTGCGCTGGAAAATACCGCAGCAGGCTACGCACCACGTCCCGATTATCGCCCGGTCACCAAGTTTGAAAACCGTGGTCTGAAACTTGGGCATGGGGTGTGGGATTTGGTCTTTACCAAAAAATAA
- a CDS encoding tetratricopeptide repeat protein, which produces MPVWQRPHQLPARKFYRSCNKPWPSIRTGRASAFLTVRKRFAEAELVYLQALAQAPESAAAWSNFGMLLACMQRDSEAEECYRSALELDENYAKARFNLAYILLRQGRFEEGWHCLEARVWCEVWARNFDFPRWQGQALVGKSVLIGFEAGHGDMIQFCRYAQVLKNMGASSITLVCHSSLKSLFGSLSGVDQVFDFNEALPDSAWDYWMPPMSLPYYCQTRLATIPAQIPYLSAEPQRIDGWSRRLPVNDACQLRVGLAWQGNPRFENDADRSLASVALLRPLMDVAGVQFVSLQKGPGQDQLPREGFDVLPLGAELEDFADTAALIANLDLVISVDTAVAHLAGAMGKACWLLLPDYRTDWRWLTDRLDTPWYPQMRLFRQRHRGDWPEVIATVATALRELADRSERDLRFC; this is translated from the coding sequence ATGCCGGTGTGGCAACGTCCGCATCAACTGCCTGCCAGAAAATTTTATCGGTCATGCAACAAGCCTTGGCCATCAATCCGAACCGGACGCGCATCCGCTTTTCTGACGGTGCGTAAGCGCTTTGCCGAGGCTGAGTTGGTCTATCTGCAGGCCTTGGCGCAGGCGCCGGAGTCGGCCGCAGCATGGTCGAATTTTGGCATGCTGCTGGCGTGTATGCAGCGTGATAGTGAGGCGGAGGAATGCTATCGCAGCGCTCTGGAACTCGATGAGAATTACGCCAAGGCGCGTTTTAACCTGGCGTATATCCTGTTGCGGCAGGGGCGATTTGAAGAGGGGTGGCACTGTCTGGAAGCGCGTGTATGGTGCGAGGTCTGGGCGAGAAATTTTGATTTTCCGCGTTGGCAGGGGCAGGCTTTGGTTGGCAAATCTGTGTTGATAGGGTTTGAGGCAGGGCATGGCGACATGATCCAGTTTTGTCGTTATGCGCAGGTCCTCAAAAATATGGGGGCCAGTTCCATCACGCTGGTCTGTCATTCTTCACTCAAGAGCTTGTTTGGCAGCCTGTCTGGCGTTGATCAGGTCTTTGATTTCAATGAAGCTCTGCCCGATTCAGCCTGGGATTATTGGATGCCGCCGATGAGTCTGCCGTATTACTGCCAGACCCGGTTGGCGACGATACCGGCGCAAATTCCCTATCTGAGCGCTGAACCGCAACGCATAGACGGCTGGTCGCGGCGTTTGCCGGTGAACGATGCCTGTCAGCTGCGGGTTGGTCTGGCGTGGCAGGGTAACCCACGCTTTGAGAATGACGCTGATCGTTCGCTGGCGTCGGTAGCACTATTGCGCCCGTTGATGGATGTGGCTGGTGTGCAGTTTGTCAGCTTGCAAAAAGGGCCGGGGCAGGATCAATTACCGCGTGAGGGTTTTGATGTGTTGCCCTTGGGGGCGGAGCTGGAAGACTTTGCCGACACCGCCGCCTTGATCGCTAACCTCGACCTGGTAATCAGCGTCGACACTGCGGTGGCGCATCTGGCCGGTGCCATGGGGAAAGCCTGTTGGCTGTTGTTGCCCGATTACCGCACTGACTGGCGCTGGCTGACCGATAGGCTAGATACGCCCTGGTATCCGCAGATGCGGCTATTTCGCCAGCGTCATCGCGGCGATTGGCCTGAAGTGATTGCCACAGTGGCGACGGCGTTGCGGGAGTTGGCTGACAGAAGCGAGCGCGACCTGCGCTTCTGTTAA
- a CDS encoding diguanylate cyclase: MATRARRVMGEGGKLAGVAATDMSLRSLNDFVRNLKMSQHGLAFIIEPNGDLIASSIGPNVRHLKDGSNVRINARESDNEFLTAVYHELLELNIGQENNVNAKTFSYEDDVNGRIHVAYEKVKDNTGLEWITVVAVPSKDFMGDVIDNIKRTILISALAALFAIVIGLRILNWVASDLKRLSEAAVQVGNGVIDTPLEITRSDEIGVLATSFKTMQLRLQTDRLTGLKNRDAFERRLNAKISDYDQSQEKKAFGVLFIDLNGFKAINDQYGHNAGDLALIEVARRLANNARSGDMVARYAGDEFVIMLDDVPRREDIAPIRHYIEAALAMPLTLANLPDAPQVHLGGAIGISHFPSDGHDGATLLKVADRDMYVQKFAAKSM, from the coding sequence GTGGCGACACGGGCGCGTCGCGTCATGGGCGAGGGCGGCAAACTGGCCGGCGTCGCAGCTACCGATATGTCATTGCGTTCACTCAACGACTTCGTGCGCAATCTGAAGATGTCGCAACACGGGCTCGCGTTCATTATCGAACCGAACGGCGACTTGATTGCGTCCTCGATCGGTCCTAACGTCAGGCACCTGAAAGACGGTAGCAATGTCCGCATCAATGCCAGAGAAAGTGACAATGAATTCCTGACGGCCGTATATCACGAATTACTGGAACTCAATATCGGGCAAGAAAACAATGTCAATGCCAAGACCTTCAGCTACGAAGATGATGTCAACGGACGCATTCATGTCGCCTACGAGAAAGTCAAAGACAATACAGGGCTGGAATGGATTACCGTGGTGGCTGTACCGAGCAAGGATTTCATGGGGGACGTGATAGACAATATCAAGCGCACCATCCTGATCAGCGCGCTGGCGGCCTTGTTTGCGATTGTAATTGGACTGCGAATCTTGAACTGGGTGGCATCTGATCTGAAACGCTTATCGGAAGCGGCGGTGCAAGTGGGCAATGGCGTCATCGATACGCCGCTGGAGATTACCCGCAGCGATGAAATCGGTGTGCTCGCCACTAGTTTCAAGACCATGCAGTTGCGCTTGCAAACCGATCGTCTGACCGGTTTAAAAAATCGCGATGCATTTGAACGCAGGCTCAATGCAAAAATCAGCGACTACGACCAGTCACAAGAGAAAAAAGCGTTTGGGGTTTTGTTTATAGACCTCAATGGTTTCAAGGCGATCAATGATCAGTATGGTCATAACGCGGGTGATCTGGCACTGATAGAAGTGGCACGCCGTCTCGCCAATAACGCCCGCTCGGGCGATATGGTGGCGCGTTATGCCGGTGATGAATTCGTCATCATGCTCGATGATGTGCCGCGCCGCGAAGATATCGCGCCTATCCGCCACTATATAGAAGCGGCGCTGGCGATGCCACTGACGCTGGCAAATCTGCCCGATGCGCCGCAAGTGCACCTGGGCGGAGCGATAGGTATCTCGCACTTCCCTAGCGATGGTCATGACGGAGCAACCCTGCTGAAGGTCGCCGATCGCGATATGTATGTACAGAAATTTGCTGCCAAGTCGATGTAA
- a CDS encoding cold-shock protein, whose protein sequence is MSTQTGIVKWFNDAKGFGFITPDAGGPDLFAHFQDIQSTGFKSLSENQRVSFERSVGPKGDKAGNIQVLS, encoded by the coding sequence ATGTCCACTCAAACAGGCATAGTCAAATGGTTCAACGACGCTAAGGGCTTCGGCTTCATCACGCCAGATGCAGGCGGTCCAGATTTGTTCGCTCACTTCCAAGACATCCAATCTACAGGCTTCAAGAGTCTGTCCGAAAACCAACGCGTTTCTTTCGAGCGCAGTGTTGGTCCTAAGGGCGACAAAGCCGGCAATATCCAAGTTCTTTCTTAA